The following coding sequences lie in one Crassostrea angulata isolate pt1a10 chromosome 10, ASM2561291v2, whole genome shotgun sequence genomic window:
- the LOC128167586 gene encoding uncharacterized protein LOC128167586 has protein sequence MPKLKQYQCCLCFKRCKENSRRHIPPGLAYKRYIQERLGRQTHCDDVICGSCFSRVYRSLPHVQHVQQDPEEDLADPDFIYEPKITNPSSPKTVHLNIPAASRSHKWCVICHKDSSRRNHIINIPSTAITQAFINCGVFIHPKSRCCYKHLENTFFSSDALHLLRAAKTSDMFSHSDVVNLLTNIRKMLRADCHRLNFDIPAFLSDEDYETLTGITKDQFNDLVTYLEDIRNTEIRSKRTCLGVFLTKLRTGLSNKVLGVLHGLTAAQVQRTVTTTRQCLMSSFVPSNLGFSHLSHEDFATLHCTETAKTLFREDDSNAVVVLDGTYIYIQKSCDYQFQRRTYSTHKNRSLLKPMMIVGTDGYILEVLGPYYADGSNSDASITKHFLTCNEDSRQWFRDGDVFLVDRGFRDAVEFLEENNISVKMPPFLKKKEKQHSTEDANLSRMITKVRWIVEAVNGRIKKWKLLDKVLPNTLVPSIGDFVRITCSLCNKYRPPIAINTEEDVKWANEMLNKAKQPNQLLELLTTKNLLRTRSTFSLVDSQNLCNFPSLSLEDLRNITMGVYQIHQAPFYVKEHLDEDGTFQLMVHKESDSLIKLKIQSRHSQSVSHTLWIQYTPEQISGWYCTCKVGARVVGCCAHIASALWYLGYERHEAKHNSGVDINTTNIDDARHRVVSVSDSESDQTMEEE, from the coding sequence ATGCCAAAGTTAAAACAATACCAATGCTGCCTTTGTTTTAAAAGATGCAAAGAAAACTCGAGGCGACATATTCCACCTGGGCTGGCATATAAACGGTATATCCAGGAACGCCTTGGACGGCAAACTCATTGTGATGATGTCATCTGTGGATCATGTTTTTCAAGAGTGTATCGTAGTCTTCCACATGTACAGCATGTTCAACAAGATCCGGAAGAGGATTTAGCAGATCCTGACTTTATTTATGAACCGAAAATAACGAATCCATCGAGTCCAAAAACAGTGCATCTTAATATCCCTGCTGCATCTAGATCCCACAAATGGTGTGTTATTTGTCATAAAGATTCGTCAAGACGCAATCACATTATTAACATACCATCAACAGCAATAACCCAGGCGTTTATTAATTGCGGCGTTTTTATCCACCCAAAAAGCAGATGCTGCTACAAACATTTGGAGAACACTTTCTTTTCTAGTGATGCACTTCATCTTCTGAGAGCAGCAAAGACCAGTGACATGTTCTCCCACTCAGATGTTGTGAATCTGCTTACTAATATCAGGAAAATGCTTCGAGCTGACTGTCACCGGTTGAACTTTGACATTCCAGCATTCTTAAGTGATGAAGACTATGAAACACTAACTGGAATTACAAAAGATCAATTTAATGACCTTGTTACATATTTAGAGGATATCAGAAACACAGAAATTCGCTCTAAAAGAACATGTTTAGGAGTTTTCCTAACCAAACTAAGGACAGGGTTATCAAACAAAGTTCTTGGTGTGCTACATGGTTTAACTGCTGCACAGGTTCAGAGAACTGTCACCACCACCAGACAATGTTTAATGTCCAGTTTCGTTCCAAGTAACCTGGGATTCAGTCATCTATCACATGAAGATTTTGCCACCTTACACTGCACTGAAACTGCAAAAACACTCTTCAGAGAAGATGACAGCAATGCAGTCGTAGTACTAGATggaacgtatatatatatacagaaaagCTGTGACTACCAGTTTCAAAGACGCACTTACAGTACTCACAAAAACAGATCCCTTCTAAAACCTATGATGATTGTAGGAACAGATGGATACATATTAGAGGTACTGGGGCCGTATTATGCTGATGGATCGAATAGTGATGCTTCTATCACTAAACATTTCTTAACTTGTAATGAAGACTCAAGACAATGGTTTCGAGATGGTGATGTCTTTCTAGTCGATCGCGGCTTTCGAGATGCAGTGGAATTTCTAGAGGAAAACAACATCAGTGTAAAAATGccaccttttttaaaaaagaaagaaaagcaaCACTCCACTGAAGATGCAAACCTAAGTAGAATGATTACCAAAGTGAGGTGGATTGTGGAGGCTGTTAATGGTAGAATTAAGAAGTGGAAGCTCTTGGACAAGGTGTTGCCAAACACCCTCGTTCCATCTATTGGTGACTTTGTTCGCATCACCTGCTCCTTGTGCAACAAATACAGACCCCCTATTGCTATTAACACTGAGGAGGATGTTAAATGGGCGAATGAAATGCTGAATAAAGCTAAGCAACCAAATCAACTGCTTGAGTTGCTGACAACAAAAAACTTACTGAGAACAAGGAGCACATTTTCACTTGTTGATTCACAAAATCTTTGCAACTTTCCATCCTTGTCTTTAGAAGActtaagaaacattacaatggGTGTTTACCAGATTCACCAAGCCCCATTTTATGTGAAAGAACATTTGGATGAAGATGGAACATTTCAGCTGATGGTGCACAAGGAAAGTGACTCTttgattaaattgaaaattcaatCAAGACATTCCCAGTCAGTCTCACATACACTGTGGATACAGTACACACCGGAGCAGATCAGTGGATGGTATTGCACTTGTAAAGTTGGGGCCAGAGTGGTTGGCTGCTGCGCCCACATTGCCAGCGCCCTGTGGTACCTTGGGTATGAAAGACATGAAGCAAAGCACAACTCTGGTGTTGACATTAACACAACAAACATTGATGATGCTAGACATAGAGTAGTGAGTGTTAGTGATTCTGAAAGTGACCAGACAATGGAGGAGGAATGA